The sequence GAGGCGGGCGACCCGTTCCCAGAGCTGGGCGACGGTGGTCGTGGGGTCGGGATCTTCACTCACGGCCGTCTCCTCGGCGAGCATCCGACCGTCCAGGTCGGCGATGGCCACGGTCGCGTGATGCGCACCGAGGTCGACGGCCGCCACGCTGCCGGCCGAACCCACGAGTGAGAGCCGTTTCGCGGGCCGCCCGCCGCGTGAGTGCTCGCTGCCCTCCTCGACGATGAAACCGAGACGCACGAGTGTGTCGACGCGCAGCGAGACAGTCGAGGGCGCGAGACCGGTGTACTTGGCGAGCTGCGATCGTGAGCGAGCCTCGCCGGTGCGCACCAGCCGAAGGACATCGCCGTACGAACCGGGCTTCGCGGTCTCCGCGCGTGCGGGCATCGTCATGCGTCCAACATACCTGAAATCGAACAAAGTATCTCTAGAATCGAATTACTTGTTACATATATCGCTGCTATCGTTCGAGGAATCCCACGACATGAACGTCTGGAGCGACGATGGCGAGCACGACCGGCATGAGCGATGGCGCAGTCCGTACTGCGCCGGCCCACGAGGCATCCGCCGTACGTGAGCTGCTGACCCGCCATCTCGGCGCACGCGCCGACGAAGTCGTCCTCGAGCCCTTGCCTCGGCTGGACGGTGTCGACCGCTACGAACACGAGATCGCCGGCGGCCGCCTCATCCTCCGCGGCACCGACGCCATCACGCTCGCCGTGGCGGCGCGCGATGCCGCGGCCGAGCTCGGCTCGGGCTCCAGCTGGGACTCACCGCGTTGGCTCGACCTGCCCGCTCGACTCGACGACCGTCCGCCGATCGCGCGAGCGACCCGACTGCGCACGCGCTACTACCTCAACTTCGTCACGTACGGCTATACGGCGGCCTACTGGGACTGGGACCGTTGGGAACGCGAGATCGACTGGATGGCACTGCACGGCATCACCATGCCGCTCATGGCGATCGCCCACGAAGCGGTGCTGACGGAGACGCTCCGAGAGCTCGGTCTGTCCGATGCCCGTATCGCCGAATGGATCGGCGGCGCCGCGCATTTCCCCTGGACGTGGATGGGTGGCACGAACGAGTGGGGCGGCCCGCTGCCGGCCGACTGGACCACCCGGCACCTGCAGCTGGCCCGCCGCGTCCTCGAGCGTCAACGCGCCCTCGGCATGACTCCGGTGCTCCCGGGCTTCGCGGGTCATGTGCCGCCCGAGCTCGCCGCCGACGCCGCGCGAACCATCGAATGGCAGGGCTGGACGACGCCGGTGCTCGATGCGCGCGAGCCGGAGTTCGCGCGGATCGCCGAGGTCTTCTACCGTCACCAGCACGAGCTGCTCGGGACCGACCACCACTACGCGGTCGATCCCTACATCGAGTCGGTTCCTCCGAGCGGTGAGGTCGCGGACCTCGCCGAGACGTCGGCGGGCATCTTCGGTGCGATGCGGGTCGCCGACCCGAATGCCGTCTGGGTCCTGCAGGGGTGGCCGTTCCACTACCACTCGGGCTTCTGGACCGAGGAGCGCGTGCGCGCCTTCCTCGACCCCGTGCCGAACGACGCGATGCTGCTGCTCGACCTTTGGGCCGAGCACGCGCCGATGTGGCGGCGCTCCGAGGCGCTCTGGGGCCGACGGTGGCTCTGGTGCGCAGTGCACAACTTCGGCGGGCGGCCGGCGCTCTTCGGTGACGTCGCCGGACTTCGGCGCGACCTGACCGAGGTGCAGTCCGACGCGGCACGAGGTGAACTCGTCGGGTTCGGACTGACGATGGAGGCGATCGAGAACAACGCGGTGTTCTACGAACTCGCGACCGATCTCGTGTGGCAGCCGACGCCCGGCGCTGACGACTGGCTCGCGCGCTTCGTGCGCGCGAGGTACGGTGTGGATGCCCCGGCGGCGCTCGAGGCGTGGCAGATCCTCACCGCCACGCTCTACGCGCCTGGTCGTACGAGGTCGATCCCCTCCCCGGTCATCGCGCGTCCGTGGTCGGCGTCCGCCCCGTTCGCGGGCCAGCGACTCGCGGGGGAGTTCA is a genomic window of Agromyces protaetiae containing:
- a CDS encoding alpha-N-acetylglucosaminidase; this encodes MASTTGMSDGAVRTAPAHEASAVRELLTRHLGARADEVVLEPLPRLDGVDRYEHEIAGGRLILRGTDAITLAVAARDAAAELGSGSSWDSPRWLDLPARLDDRPPIARATRLRTRYYLNFVTYGYTAAYWDWDRWEREIDWMALHGITMPLMAIAHEAVLTETLRELGLSDARIAEWIGGAAHFPWTWMGGTNEWGGPLPADWTTRHLQLARRVLERQRALGMTPVLPGFAGHVPPELAADAARTIEWQGWTTPVLDAREPEFARIAEVFYRHQHELLGTDHHYAVDPYIESVPPSGEVADLAETSAGIFGAMRVADPNAVWVLQGWPFHYHSGFWTEERVRAFLDPVPNDAMLLLDLWAEHAPMWRRSEALWGRRWLWCAVHNFGGRPALFGDVAGLRRDLTEVQSDAARGELVGFGLTMEAIENNAVFYELATDLVWQPTPGADDWLARFVRARYGVDAPAALEAWQILTATLYAPGRTRSIPSPVIARPWSASAPFAGQRLAGEFIDTAAPERQSANIDAENDPAVLGDLATIADAVELLATVAGLDGVDRRPLERDLVELAGHVVAQHTRLAIRGILAGASSSDASAIERSAEALDAALLELDALAATHEESLVGRWLADARAWGSTAEEAAALELDARRLISVWGRQTSGLHDYSGRHWSGLIRDLYRPRWRAWSSWLAAAARDAAPPDVDVLRAAIVRIEETWATGREPYPSTTSGDPVAAAVAAILARRADLERLRSTPPGDPGVQEHHTEIRS